The Arachis hypogaea cultivar Tifrunner chromosome 14, arahy.Tifrunner.gnm2.J5K5, whole genome shotgun sequence genome has a segment encoding these proteins:
- the LOC112740542 gene encoding uncharacterized protein, protein MMHLPIHLANEVRLGGPVQFLWMYPPERYMCTLKSYVRNRSRPKGSITEAYLVDECLTFCSCYLYDGVKKKLNRIPQNNDANDFEAEIPHSFPILFPKKRCPLGAKKGELFSLDDKSRNQAHSYILLNCGKIEDYVREHEADQQGTSWVKAKNHSQTFSSWFKACAMRQNVPDCIKELSRGPNKIAKRYSGYFINGYRFHTRQREARCKTQNSDVTLVVLTTSFASAKDPNPIHAKVSYYGRINDIIELDYFDNFKVVLFRCDWYKTQEDGYGSSYVQFNKKCYQEEPFVLACQVHQCFYVQDPFDQNKHYVMKSILRDLFNIGDEADVDPQAIYDKEPSDQSMGPSIPNDNGEIDLIRGDLHEVVIDASKGVLLSQEYNTESEDNSEDGIE, encoded by the exons ATGATGCATTTGCCTATTCATTTGGCTAATGAAGTGAGACTAGGCGGCCCAGTTCAATTTTTGTGGATGTATCCTCCCGAAAGATACATGTGTACTTTGAAGTCATATGTTCGAAATAGAAGTCGTCCTAAAGGATCTATTACGGAGGCCTACTTGGTTGATGAGTGTTTGACTTTTTGCTCATGTTATTTATATGATggtgttaaaaaaaaattgaatagaaTACCCCAGAATAATGATGCTAATGACTTTGAAGCGGAAATTCCACATTCATTTCCAATTttgtttcctaagaaaagatgTCCATTGGGAGCAAAGAAGGGTGAGCTTTTTTCTCTTGACGACAAGTCTCGAAACCAAGCCCATAGCTATATATTATTGAACTGTGGAAAAATTGAAGACTATGTTAG AGAGCATGAGGCTGATCAACAAGGAACAAGTTGGGTGAAAGCTAAGAACCATAGTCAAACCTTTTCCTCATGGTTTAAAGCATGTGCCATGCGTCAGAATGTTCCAGATTGCATTAAGGAGCTTTCTAGAGGGCCCAACAAGATTGCAAAAAGATATTCGGGGTATTTTATCAATGGGTATAGATTTCATACTAGGCAACGTGAGGCAAGATGCAAGACGCAAAATAGTGACGTAACTTTAGTTGTGTTAACTACGAGCTTTGCAAGTGCAAAGGATCCAAATCCAATTCATGCAAAAGTTTCCTACTATGGCAGAATAAATGATATAATTGAGTTAGACTACTTCGACAATTTTAAGGTTGTATTGTTTAGATGTGACTGGTATAAAACTCAAGAAGATGGCTATGGCTCTTCATATGTTCAATTCAACAAAAAATGCTATCAAGAAGAGCCTTTTGTATTGGCATGTCAAGTACACCAATGCTTCTATGTGCAAGATCCATTTGATCAAAATAAACATTATGTTATGAAGTCAATTCTAAGGGATTTATTTAACATAGGTGACGAAGCTGATGTTGATCCCCAAGCTATTTATGACAAAGAGCCATCTGACCAGTCAATGGGTCCTTCTATACCCAATGATAATGgtgaaattgatttgattaggGGTGACTTGCACGAAGTTGTTATAGATGCTTCAAAAGGAGTTCTTCTTTCACAAGAATATAACACAGAATCAGAAGATAATTCCGAAGACGGCATTGAATGA
- the LOC112743783 gene encoding uncharacterized protein, with protein sequence MLKNCPLDIPEVQFQKLIAYWSIPSVKALSRLNSENRKKQQHQHRMGPISFARVRNEMREMNENKEDPSQVDVFVTTRTGRKGKELDSGTQAVIDKLKSHQEAGDTPEKTFTAVFGKE encoded by the exons ATGCTGAAAAATTGCCCTTTAGATATTCCAGAAGTTCAATTTCAAAAGTTAATTGCATATTGGAGTATTCCTTCTGTTAAG GCTCTATCTCGTTTAAATTCTGAAAATCGTAAaaaacaacaacatcaacatcGAATGGGACCTATAAGTTTTGCAAGAGTGCGTAATGAAAtg CGTGAAATGAATGAGAACAAAGAAGACCCATCACAAGTTGATGTGTTTGTTACAACTCGAACTGGACGAAAAGGAAAAGAGCTTGATTCAGGAACACAAGCTGTTATT gatAAACTTAAGAGCCACCAAGAAGCTGGAGACACTCCCGAGAAAACATTTACTGCAGTATTTGGCAAAGAATAA